The genomic DNA GTTTGCTGCCACTTTTGCTTGACTTGTACAAATTCTACGGGAAAACATCAACGGAAGTTTTGGTGATGGCGAGATTGTGACTTACCACCCATGGTCGGCACTTTGTAACCGCCTCGTTCAAACTCATTCTTGTCGAAAccctctctcttcagcAAGGGGCTGTCAACAGTGGCGAGGGGTAAATCGTTTTGAGGACGGGCAAAATAGAGGAGACCGAGACGGTCGTACTGCTGCTGGTCTTTGGGCGGAATGCTCACCTAAATCGCTGCGTCAGCTCCGGCACTCGAAACTGCGTTAAAAGATTACTCACTCGGTGGACGGTACTTTTGATGTAGCCGCCAGTCAAGAAAGATAGGGCATCACAAGTGTTGACGGTAAGGCTACCATCCAAGGGCTTGGCCCACTTCCAGTTGCCAGTCTCATGGTCCCTGATCTGTAAAGCGGCAACTGGTTGCCTGAAAAGCAAGGTCAAAGTACCCAAGTCGGTGTGACCGAGGGTGTAAAGACCATCGTTGGACTCAATGATCTTAGTCTCTTCAGGAGAGAAATGCCGGTACATCATGTATCGGAGATGATCCTCGGAGGGGTCGGAGTACTTGTGAAGATTGGTGAAGTAGTCCTCAGGAAGTTCAAGAGCGAGAGCGACGAGAACATGAAGAGGGTCGAGGACGTTGGTATGGAGAGAGCGAGCGAATTCCTCGATTTCATGAATGTTCTGCTCAATGACGTCGGGGTGGTTACGCTCATGATAGCCATCAAATTCTGATTGAATATCAGCAGTGGGATCTGGACGGGAAATTGACAGACAAATGAACAGAGGAATGTGACTTACTGGGGATGTTATAGACTTCAATCCTGTCCCGGATACCCCCTCCAAGTACACTCCTGCCAGCGGGCCTGTACCCGTTGTATTCGCCATTCTCCAAGTCAGGGACGTATTTGGATTTCTCCTCAAGGGGCAGATCGTAAAACTTGCTACCAAGGGCATACTGGCGGTCAACCTTCTCCTGGGGAATGCCAAAGTTGATGACGTAGAAGAATCCCTTAGTGCGGATAGCCTCGAGGAGGGTTTGGGCGAGCTCCTTGCGGCCTTCAGGATTGTTGAATTTGGATAGATCAATGGTGGCGACTAAGATGAAGAGTCAGTCTGTGCGCCCACAAGACAAAATAGAAAAGAGAGCAGACTCACGATCAGCCCATTCAAGATCCTCCTTGGTCTCGGGCACGTAGTCGTACTGGAAGATTTGAGGGACGGGGACGGGCATTTCGAGGGACGCCTGGTAGTATGTTTGGGAAAAACAACGGTGATTTGATTGTTCGATAAGCTACTCTCAATAAGTGTTCTTATGCCTTCATAAATACCTGCCCCTTCGTGTCAAGTTCTACCAAAGGGTTTCGCAGATATGAGCTGCATTACCAACATAATGACTCACGACACCGTTCGTGCTTGTATCAAGCCTTTATTTCATCCGTTTGACTTTGAGGGACCTGGCTCTAGTGCCGATGATTATTCACTCTTTGTCGgctttcccattcccatttcTGATTAAGCCCCAGGAACTACCCGGGTATTTCTAAAAATACAAATTTACAAAGATTATTAGTGTATACAAAGATGATAAGTGTACGGATACAGCAGGCAGCAGACGCATGGCTCTATTTTTGGTCAGCTTATTCGTTGCCAAGAGTCTTTTGCTTGGTGCTAATAAGCTGCCGGAAAGGTAAGCCCGGGCTGTAGTATAAACGTCGGTTGCTTGGGACCAAATGCCCATCACTAGATGGCAAAATTGGTCAGTAGAGTAGAGACGTTAGCAATCAAGGGCCAGGCCGATGGCGAATTAAGGGATTCTTATCGCAGAGATGCCGAGGAGATGTGGGCAATAATAATAGTAATCAGATACGACAGCAGAACACAAAAGATGGCGCAATTGATGACAACATTTCTTTGTTGACAACTTTGCAAGTCGGCGACCGCCGCCACGTCGCTCACTATTTATGAATGATGAGTTATCGAACCTATCGCGTCTTTCATTTACAGATTGTTCGATTCAACGCACTGAACAGCAAAAACATTCTATTAATGAGACCCGCTCAACGGACAAAAATGGACTATAAACCATCATTATCTCCCCTGGAACGCCGATCACGCATTCCAATCGGCAATGACAATGGAATTTGTTATATATATTTGATAAATTTACAACCTACTATGTCCATTCTtactcttctctctccccttctcttcaagcttTTTCGCGCATCCAGCCCCCAATAACCAACAATGATCAGACGTCATACCCCAGATAGGCAGATTCCCATTGGAAGCTAGTCATAACTGGCAGCGCGTAATAAGGGGAATTTTTCAAGGACGCTTCTTTGGCGCTTGACTGAAACTAATTTGACTGTCGCGAAAAGGTTCTGACGGACAACCGAAAGACATTAAGTATATGTCCGACATGGCGTGATTAACGGTTGTTCCAAAAGCTCCTAGTTGCTTTTAATCGATTTCTTATAAAAGACAtatggaggaagatcaaTTGGACAAAGTCCACCGTTTCGCCCATCGTTCATTGTTGGAAACAAAGCAACAAATAGCAAGTCATTTGTTGGGTCAGCGACAAGCTATTGAGGAAAGTTTAAAAGAGAAGACAAGGTTAGCAAAATGGGTTTCATCAAGAATGCAAGGAAGAACAAGATTGTGAACGTCATAGTTGATGTTTTTGACTGGTATCGTAAGTTGGCGTCTGACACGAGGAAACCAGCTAATGAAGGTACAAAGCTGCACACTACAGccagaaggaaaggaaacTTCTCCGTAAACTCGATATCAACATTCTCATTTTTGCGTGTTTGAGTTGTCAGTGCTCCGTTTCTACCAGTTCATCCCGAAAATGTGAAGCTGATACAAAACATAGTCTTCTGTAAATACCTTGATCAAACAAATATCACAAATGCCTATGTGAGTGAGCATGGGAATGTCACACACAAGAGATTTATATGAGGTTGTCTTAGGTATCCGGTATGGAGGAAGATATCAAAGCAGGGGGAAATGACTTGAATTACTTCAACGTTGCTTGTATGTTTGGTACCACGCATACTGTTAGATGATAACTAACATCGCGACTTAGATTATACTGCTtgtgagattgaagagagATTGAATTATACTTCATTCAGCTAACCATGCAATAGATGTTGTCGGCCAAATACCTCTCATTTCGTTACAGTCTAAGCCTGCTTTGTAAGTTAAATGGTGAAGTAACGGTTACATGATTGGTTAATAATCACATCAAGGGCACCTTGgctccttccttcaatGGAAATTATCTGGGCCATCCTCACATTCTGCCAAGCTCGAGTGTCCAAGCCATGGCATCTTTATCTCCTCCGAGCTCTTTTGGGTTTCTTTTCCGCTCCCAGTTTTGGAGGCACACATTTAGTCCTTGGCTCCTGGTATCGAAAAGAGGAGCTTTTCAAGAGGGCTGGCGTCTGGTTCACAGGTAATTTCATTGGTAGTGCTGTtgggtgagtttttttCTCATCCCTTTGCCTATTGTGAGGTTCCTTATGGCTTCAATAGTGGTTATATCCAAGCGGCGGCATACAAGAACCTCAACGGTGTTTATGGCCTGGCTGGATGGTAGGGATAATCGTATTTCCTGGGCTTGTGGATCATACTTATCTATTTTATCTGTTTATTTATAGGAGATGGCTTTTCATTTTAACCGGTGCTATCACTCTTCCCGTTTCTTTTATTGGGTTCGCCCTTTTTCCCGGATTGGTAAACAGCAAAAGGCGATGGTGGTTTACCGAGGAAGAACACGAGCTTGCCACAACCCGTTTGACGCACGACCATGGAGCCGATAATGGCGTGAACTTGCAGACTATCAAGAACGTCCTCAGGAAGCCAATGATTTGGATCTGCGTTCCCTCCTATGTGTAAGCATCTTCGTAATACttgatgggaagaggtgatTTGACACCTGCACAGCTGCCTGGTGCTTGCCTCTTACTGGACAGGCTATATGTCTCTTTGGTTGAAGGCCGACACCAATTACTCGGTTGAACTCATCAACGTTCTTCCTACGTTCGTGTACATTGTTTCAGCATTGTCTTCTTGGATCGGGACTACGCTGGCTGGCGCGATCAACATCCCATCTTTGTGGACATTACAAGCAGTAAGtcgaaagaaaaaaaagaaaaaaacatCTCTGGTCACCGCTGAACCGCCTTTCAAGTTCGGTATGATATTCCCTGCCATTCTTATGTGTATCTGGAACATTCCAAATGGCCTCAAGTTCTTTGCTTTCTACTTCTCAGGTCTTTCTCAGATGGGTTCGCCCATCTTCGTGAGTGACACAATTGCCGACGACTGAGTGGTTTCTGACGTCCGAGATACAGTATTCGTGGATAAATACCACTCTACGATCCAGCCCGGCCGAGCGAAGTTTGATTATCAGCTCGTGTATGACCATGGGATATTGTTTCTATATTTGGGTAAGTGTTTTCATGTTTGGCGCATGCACTTCCTGATCTGAGTTTAGGTACCTCTGTTTACTTTCCCCACTGTCGAAGCGCCAGAATGGAAGCATGGCTATCCACCAACAGTGGTCTTTGCTTTTGTGCAATACATCCTTGTACTCTTCGGTATGTGGTATATGAACCGAAATTCGGCTGTGCAGGAGAATCCCGAGAGCCCAGATATTGGGTTGAG from Cryptococcus neoformans var. neoformans JEC21 chromosome 7 sequence includes the following:
- a CDS encoding biotin transporter, putative, whose product is MGFIKNARKNKIVNVIVDVFDWYPAHYSQKERKLLRKLDINILIFACLSFFCKYLDQTNITNAYVSGMEEDIKAGGNDLNYFNVAYYTAYVVGQIPLISLQSKPALAPWLLPSMEIIWAILTFCQARVSKPWHLYLLRALLGFFSAPSFGGTHLVLGSWYRKEELFKRAGVWFTGNFIGSAVGGYIQAAAYKNLNGVYGLAGWRWLFILTGAITLPVSFIGFALFPGLVNSKRRWWFTEEEHELATTRLTHDHGADNGVNLQTIKNVLRKPMIWICVPSYVCLVLASYWTGYMSLWLKADTNYSVELINVLPTFVYIVSALSSWIGTTLAGAINIPSLWTLQAFGMIFPAILMCIWNIPNGLKFFAFYFSGLSQMGSPIFYSWINTTLRSSPAERSLIISSCMTMGYCFYIWVPLFTFPTVEAPEWKHGYPPTVVFAFVQYILVLFGMWYMNRNSAVQENPESPDIGLSYSRSEESSVSEKDEKIDPLVEWEAEAVNQAGKQTSRVGA